Proteins encoded in a region of the Zea mays cultivar B73 chromosome 4, Zm-B73-REFERENCE-NAM-5.0, whole genome shotgun sequence genome:
- the LOC100501208 gene encoding aspartic proteinase nepenthesin-1, producing MQTTNPEILNIDRVAQPIPRGMARRRLHHGLQLVCLVAVVLTAAPAAHAIFHFDIRFDAGSPFFGGGHSRHDMWRRAALESNARLSRRLARALGNKQSGAAADAIVEPDVTLSQYTQQGHSLTVGVGTPPQPSKVILDLGSDLLWTQCSLVGPTAKQLEPVFDAARSSSFSVLPCSSKPCQEGTFTNKTCTDSRCAYENDYGIMTSTGVLATETFTFGAHQNFSANLTFGCGKLTNGTIAGASGIMGVSPGPLSVLKQLSITKFSYCLTPFTDHKTSPVMFGAMADLGKYKTTGKVQTIPLLKNPVEDIYYYVPMVGISIGSKRLDVPEAILALRPDGTGGTVLDSATTLAYLVEPAFKELKKAVMEGMKLPAANRSIDDYPVCFELPRGMSMEGVQVPPLVLHFAGDAEMSLPRDSYFQEPSPGMMCLAVMQAPFEGAPNVIGNVQQQNMHVLYDLGNRKFSYAPTKCDSI from the coding sequence ATGCAAACAACCAACCCTGAAATTCTGAACATCGATCGAGTGGCCCAGCCAATTCCCCGAGGCATGGCACGCCGTCGTCTTCACCATGGCCTCCAACTCGTGTGCCTCGTCGCCGTCGTGTTGACGGCCGCCCCAGCTGCCCATGCAATCTTCCATTTCGACATCCGTTTCGACGCAGGCAGCCCGTTCTTCGGCGGCGGCCACTCCAGGCATGACATGTGGCGCCGCGCCGCCCTCGAGAGCAACGCCAGGCTGTCCAGGAGGCTCGCCAGGGCCCTCGGCAACAAGCAGAGCGGGGCCGCCGCCGACGCCATCGTGGAGCCCGACGTGACCCTCTCCCAGTACACCCAGCAGGGCCACTCCCTGACCGTGGGCGTGGGCACGCCGCCGCAGCCCAGCAAGGTGATCCTCGACCTTGGCAGCGACCTCCTCTGGACGCAGTGCAGTCTGGTGGGCCCCACGGCGAAGCAGCTGGAGCCCGTTTTCGACGCCGccaggtcgtcctccttctccgtcCTGCCCTGCAGCAGCAAGCCGTGCCAGGAGGGCACGTTCACCAACAAGACCTGCACCGACAGCAGGTGCGCGTACGAGAACGACTACGGCATCATGACGTCCACCGGCGTGCTCGCGACCGAGACGTTCACCTTCGGGGCCCACCAAAACTTCTCCGCCAACCTcaccttcggctgcggcaagctcACCAACGGCACCATAGCCGGGGCGTCGGGCATCATGGGCGTCTCTCCGGGACCCCTGTCCGTGCTGAAGCAGCTGTCCATCACCAAGTTCTCCTACTGCCTCACCCCATTCACGGACCACAAGACCAGCCCGGTGATGTTCGGCGCCATGGCCGACCTGGGCAAGTACAAAACCACGGGGAAGGTGCAGACGATCCCGCTGCTGAAGAACCCGGTGGAGGACATCTACTACTACGTGCCCATGGTGGGTATCTCCATCGGGAGCAAGCGGCTCGACGTGCCGGAGGCCATCCTCGCGCTGAGGCCCGACGGCACCGGCGGCACGGTGCTAGACTCGGCGACCACGCTGGCATACCTCGTGGAGCCGGCTTTCAAGGAGCTGAAGAAGGCCGTCATGGAAGGCATGAAGCTGCCGGCGGCGAACAGGAGCATCGACGACTACCCTGTGTGCTTCGAGCTGCCGCGTGGCATGTCCATGGAAGGGGTGCAGGTGCCGCCTCTCGTGCTGCACTTCGCCGGCGACGCGGAGATGTCGCTCCCGCGGGACAGCTACTTCCAAGAGCCGAGCCCCGGGATGATGTGCCTGGCGGTGATGCAGGCGCCATTTGAAGGCGCCCCCAATGTCATCGGCAACGTGCAGCAGCAGAACATGCATGTGCTCTACGACCTGGGCAACCGCAAGTTCTCCTATGCGCCCACCAAGTGTGACAGCATTTGA